Proteins from a genomic interval of Xanthomonas sp. AM6:
- a CDS encoding type IV secretory system conjugative DNA transfer family protein — translation MSNRKIVAAAVVVALTAVAGYFLSGYLVLLLLKLDTRLFGLGTYYEYVHAIGLPQVAPFVGKIKWAGYLGFGLPGLLCLLTLVLMFKPRKQALHGDARFAGASDLAKHGLFKQSGNGIVVGKFRGKLVRLSGQQFVILAAPTRSGKGVGVVIPNLLEYQESVVVLDIKQENFDLTSGWRASQGQEVFLFNPFAEDRRTHRWNPLSYVSDDPAFRVSDLMSIAAMLYPDGSDDQKFWVSQARNAFMAFALYLFENWDDERNIGFPGGLGTPTLGAIYRLSSGDGSDLKKYLKSLSERRFLSSNAKSAFSNMLSQAEETFASILGTLKEPLNAWINPVLDAATSDNDFLLTDLRKKKMTIYIGIQPNKLAESRLIINLFFSQIINLNTKELPKSNPALKYQCLLLMDEFTAIGKVDIIASAVSYMAGYNVRLLPIIQSMAQLDATYGKDVSRTIITNHALQILYAPREQQDANDYSEMLGYTTFRKKNVTRGKDVTRSVSEERRALMLPQELKAMGNDHEVFLYEGIPHPVKCDKIKYYKDRHFTSRLLPKVDVPMLSL, via the coding sequence TTGTCGAATCGTAAGATCGTTGCGGCCGCAGTGGTGGTCGCACTCACTGCCGTTGCCGGCTATTTCCTGTCCGGCTACCTGGTGCTGCTGCTGCTCAAGCTGGACACCCGCCTGTTCGGGCTGGGCACCTACTACGAATACGTGCATGCCATCGGCTTGCCGCAGGTCGCGCCGTTCGTCGGCAAGATCAAGTGGGCGGGCTACCTGGGCTTCGGCTTGCCGGGGTTGCTGTGCCTGCTGACGCTGGTGCTGATGTTCAAGCCGCGCAAGCAGGCCCTGCACGGCGACGCCCGTTTCGCCGGCGCCTCCGACCTGGCCAAGCACGGTCTGTTCAAGCAGAGCGGCAACGGCATCGTGGTCGGCAAGTTCCGCGGCAAGCTGGTGCGCCTGAGCGGGCAGCAGTTCGTCATCCTGGCCGCGCCCACCCGCTCGGGCAAGGGCGTCGGCGTGGTGATCCCGAACCTGCTCGAATACCAGGAATCGGTGGTGGTCCTGGACATCAAGCAGGAAAACTTCGACCTCACCAGCGGCTGGCGCGCCAGCCAGGGGCAGGAGGTCTTCCTGTTCAACCCCTTCGCCGAGGACCGGCGCACCCATCGCTGGAATCCGCTCAGCTACGTCTCCGACGATCCGGCGTTCCGCGTCTCCGACCTGATGAGTATCGCCGCGATGCTGTATCCGGACGGGTCGGACGACCAGAAATTCTGGGTCAGCCAGGCGCGCAACGCGTTCATGGCGTTCGCGCTGTACCTGTTCGAGAACTGGGACGACGAGCGCAACATCGGCTTCCCCGGCGGCCTGGGCACCCCGACGCTGGGCGCGATCTACCGCCTGTCCTCGGGCGACGGCAGCGACCTGAAGAAATACCTGAAGTCGCTGTCGGAGCGGCGCTTCCTCAGCAGCAACGCCAAGTCGGCGTTCTCCAACATGCTGTCGCAGGCCGAGGAAACCTTCGCCTCGATCCTGGGTACGCTGAAGGAGCCGCTCAATGCCTGGATCAATCCGGTGCTCGACGCGGCCACCAGCGACAACGACTTCCTGCTGACCGACCTGCGCAAGAAGAAGATGACCATCTACATCGGCATCCAGCCCAACAAGCTGGCCGAGAGCCGCCTGATCATCAACCTGTTCTTCAGCCAGATCATCAACCTCAACACCAAGGAACTGCCCAAGAGCAACCCGGCGCTGAAGTACCAATGCCTGCTGCTGATGGACGAGTTCACCGCGATCGGCAAGGTCGACATCATCGCCTCGGCGGTGTCATACATGGCCGGCTACAATGTGCGCCTTCTGCCGATCATCCAGAGCATGGCGCAGCTGGATGCGACCTATGGCAAGGACGTGTCGCGCACCATCATCACCAATCATGCGCTGCAGATCCTGTACGCTCCGCGCGAGCAGCAGGATGCCAACGATTACTCGGAAATGCTCGGCTACACCACGTTCCGCAAGAAGAACGTCACGCGCGGCAAGGACGTGACCCGCAGCGTGTCGGAGGAGAGGAGGGCGCTGATGCTGCCGCAGGAACTGAAGGCGATGGGGAACGATCACGAAGTGTTCCTGTACGAGGGCATCCCGCATCCGGTGAAGTGCGACAAGATCAAGTACTACAAGGATCGGCACTTCACTTCGAGGCTGCTGCCCAAGGTCGATGTGCCGATGCTTTCGCTCTGA
- a CDS encoding toxin co-regulated pilus biosynthesis Q family protein produces MFRLIATLSTVALLGACASSPAPDFRGRWKPVNRFSESTMEIPLYSSYVYQAVPMDGTLKTMLERWAKDSNMELAYSIQSDYTLYAPVAKINTTSIQQAVAELSVVYAQEGVTVSAAGNRILVQPSSSLSGAASPAAEGSAK; encoded by the coding sequence ATGTTTCGGCTGATCGCCACTCTGAGCACCGTTGCGCTGTTGGGCGCCTGTGCGAGTTCGCCGGCGCCTGATTTCCGCGGGAGGTGGAAGCCGGTCAACCGCTTCTCCGAGTCGACGATGGAGATCCCGCTGTATTCCTCGTACGTGTATCAGGCCGTGCCGATGGACGGCACCCTGAAGACGATGCTCGAGCGCTGGGCCAAGGACTCGAACATGGAACTGGCATACAGCATCCAGTCCGACTACACGCTCTACGCGCCGGTAGCGAAGATCAACACCACGAGCATCCAGCAGGCCGTCGCCGAACTCAGCGTGGTCTATGCGCAGGAAGGGGTCACCGTTTCCGCTGCAGGCAACCGCATCCTGGTGCAGCCGTCTTCTTCGCTGAGCGGGGCCGCGTCGCCGGCCGCCGAGGGCAGCGCGAAGTGA
- a CDS encoding type IV secretion system protein, translating to MFGKKPVESESVNKAVAKAVNYEISIADLARRSERRAWWVAFGAIVMCLLLGGGYYYMLPLKEKVPYLVMADAYTGTATVAVLQNTGEVRNITASEALARSNVSRFITARESYDFEMMGLNDWNTVFAMSEKDGAVANEYRALHAPNNPSAPYFIYGKVRSIRVNILSITLLGGAGKPYTGANVRFQRSIYDKKSGQTTLLDNRFAIMGFRYNGNLAMSDNLRIENPLGFQVTDYRVDTDYASIPAPPPAAFQAPATQAAPATQAAPATAPNVPAGQQLMPGQVPGQPVPQPAAPGANGAVMPAQQQAPVMNAAGVPVYPGTQPAPVAPAPNAAPQNNGNGANVR from the coding sequence ATGTTCGGTAAAAAACCAGTTGAGAGCGAAAGCGTCAACAAGGCGGTCGCAAAGGCTGTCAACTACGAGATCAGCATCGCTGATCTGGCGCGCCGCAGCGAGCGTCGCGCATGGTGGGTGGCATTCGGCGCGATCGTCATGTGCCTGCTGCTGGGCGGCGGCTATTACTACATGTTGCCGTTGAAGGAGAAGGTGCCTTACTTGGTGATGGCCGACGCCTACACCGGCACTGCGACGGTCGCCGTCCTGCAGAACACTGGTGAAGTGCGCAACATCACCGCAAGCGAGGCGCTGGCCAGGAGCAACGTGTCGCGCTTCATTACGGCTCGCGAGTCCTACGATTTCGAGATGATGGGACTCAACGACTGGAATACCGTCTTTGCGATGTCTGAGAAGGACGGGGCTGTTGCCAACGAATACCGGGCGCTGCATGCGCCGAACAATCCGTCTGCGCCTTATTTCATCTATGGCAAGGTCAGGTCAATTCGAGTCAACATCCTGAGCATCACCTTGCTGGGCGGCGCCGGCAAGCCCTACACCGGTGCCAATGTCCGTTTCCAGCGCAGCATCTACGACAAGAAGTCGGGGCAGACCACGTTGCTGGACAACCGGTTCGCAATCATGGGTTTCCGTTACAACGGTAACCTGGCCATGTCCGACAACCTGCGCATCGAGAATCCGCTCGGTTTCCAGGTGACCGATTACCGCGTCGACACGGACTACGCGTCGATTCCCGCGCCACCGCCGGCCGCGTTCCAGGCGCCGGCAACCCAGGCGGCGCCGGCAACCCAGGCGGCGCCAGCCACCGCGCCGAACGTGCCCGCCGGCCAGCAGCTCATGCCCGGACAGGTGCCTGGTCAACCGGTGCCGCAGCCGGCGGCTCCCGGTGCGAATGGGGCGGTGATGCCCGCTCAGCAGCAGGCTCCGGTGATGAACGCTGCGGGCGTGCCCGTCTACCCAGGCACGCAACCCGCTCCGGTGGCGCCCGCGCCGAACGCTGCACCTCAGAACAATGGCAATGGAGCGAACGTTAGATGA
- a CDS encoding TrbG/VirB9 family P-type conjugative transfer protein encodes MSFMTKNGSVQIALLALALVAPLASAQVVQQYEYEADKIYQVRTGLGITTQVELSPNEKILDYSTGFTSGWELSRRENVFYLKPKNVDVDTNMMIRTATHSYILELKVVATDWQRLEQAKQAGVQYKVTFVYPKDTSFAAASEEVKDESQIDTRLSKDRRYYFDYDYSTRSKQTWIVPNSVYDDGKFTYIKMDLTRFPTGNFPAVFAREKENDEDFLVNTTVEGNTLIVHGTYPFLVVRHGKNVVGLRRNKQK; translated from the coding sequence ATGAGTTTCATGACTAAAAACGGCTCGGTGCAGATTGCGCTGCTGGCCTTGGCTTTGGTTGCGCCGCTCGCGTCCGCTCAGGTTGTCCAGCAATACGAGTATGAAGCGGACAAGATCTACCAGGTACGTACCGGCCTCGGTATCACGACCCAGGTGGAGCTGAGCCCGAACGAGAAAATCCTCGACTACAGCACCGGTTTCACCAGTGGCTGGGAATTGAGCCGTCGCGAGAACGTCTTCTATTTGAAGCCGAAGAACGTCGACGTCGATACCAACATGATGATTCGCACCGCGACCCATTCCTATATTCTGGAATTGAAGGTCGTGGCGACGGATTGGCAGCGGCTGGAGCAGGCCAAGCAGGCCGGCGTCCAGTACAAGGTGACCTTCGTCTATCCGAAGGACACCAGTTTCGCCGCTGCCAGCGAAGAGGTGAAGGACGAGTCCCAGATCGACACCAGGCTGTCCAAGGACCGGCGCTATTACTTCGACTACGACTACTCGACGCGCTCGAAGCAAACGTGGATCGTGCCCAACAGCGTGTACGACGACGGCAAGTTCACCTATATCAAAATGGATCTCACCAGGTTCCCCACCGGTAATTTTCCGGCCGTGTTTGCCCGCGAGAAGGAAAACGATGAGGATTTCTTGGTCAATACGACGGTCGAGGGCAATACGCTGATCGTCCACGGGACCTATCCTTTCCTGGTTGTCCGCCACGGCAAGAATGTTGTCGGCTTGCGTAGGAATAAGCAAAAGTGA
- a CDS encoding TrbI/VirB10 family protein: MNSNIPPSDENNGRTDGQPPRSPQGGEIGSENPYFARQQQTADPDLDANEPVLRSSDLQKLNRKALLFLGGIALLLIVAVFWLISGNDSKEPPPKPRQEAVVAPALPQTAAPLPTQPAEPVPLAQEQNLPPLPPMPTDNEIRTAPVAQERGPSLLDRRMAGLQDSAPAGGGQPGLGGMLPPGGQQQPGADQEEVTSAKPIANPDGLLVRGTYIRCVLETRIISDFAGYTSCIITEPVYSINGRRLLLPKGSKLLGKYDSVEPTGPRMEVVWDRITTPTGIDVTLMGPGIDNLGSAGHPGKYNAHWASRISSALMISMLSDAFKWAAAEHGPETTTVGLNSGLVTEQPYESNTARTVQRMADQALERSGRRPATVTINQGTVVNVYVAKDVDFTAVLSR, translated from the coding sequence GTGAACTCGAACATACCTCCGTCTGACGAAAATAACGGCCGCACCGACGGCCAGCCTCCTCGTTCTCCGCAAGGCGGGGAGATCGGCAGCGAAAATCCCTATTTCGCCCGGCAACAGCAAACGGCGGATCCCGATCTCGATGCCAACGAGCCGGTCCTGAGGTCCAGCGACCTGCAAAAGCTCAACCGCAAGGCGCTGCTGTTCTTGGGCGGCATTGCGTTGTTGTTGATCGTGGCCGTTTTCTGGCTGATCAGTGGAAATGACTCGAAAGAGCCGCCACCGAAGCCGCGCCAGGAAGCCGTAGTGGCCCCCGCGCTTCCGCAAACTGCGGCGCCGTTGCCGACGCAACCTGCCGAGCCTGTGCCTTTGGCGCAAGAGCAGAACCTTCCGCCATTGCCGCCGATGCCAACCGACAACGAGATCCGGACGGCACCTGTTGCGCAGGAGCGGGGGCCGTCGCTGCTCGATCGGCGCATGGCAGGGCTGCAGGATTCGGCGCCGGCGGGTGGCGGCCAGCCGGGACTGGGCGGCATGCTGCCTCCTGGAGGTCAGCAGCAGCCCGGGGCAGACCAGGAAGAAGTGACGTCGGCGAAGCCGATCGCCAATCCTGATGGCTTGCTGGTGCGCGGCACCTATATCCGGTGCGTGCTCGAAACGCGGATCATCAGCGATTTCGCCGGTTACACGTCTTGCATCATCACGGAGCCGGTGTACTCGATCAATGGCCGGCGTTTGCTGTTGCCGAAGGGTTCCAAGCTGTTGGGCAAGTACGATTCGGTCGAGCCGACCGGGCCGCGGATGGAGGTTGTCTGGGACCGGATCACCACCCCCACCGGCATCGATGTGACGCTGATGGGGCCCGGTATCGACAATCTCGGCAGCGCCGGCCACCCGGGCAAGTACAACGCGCATTGGGCCAGCCGCATCTCTTCCGCCTTGATGATCAGCATGCTGAGCGACGCGTTCAAATGGGCCGCCGCCGAACATGGTCCGGAAACCACCACGGTGGGGCTCAATTCGGGACTGGTGACCGAGCAGCCGTACGAAAGCAACACGGCGCGGACCGTGCAGCGCATGGCCGACCAGGCGCTGGAGCGCTCGGGTCGTCGTCCTGCCACCGTGACGATCAACCAGGGCACCGTGGTCAACGTCTATGTCGCAAAAGACGTGGATTTCACTGCCGTGCTTTCCCGCTGA
- the virB11 gene encoding P-type DNA transfer ATPase VirB11 yields the protein MTLDDSPTAQISTDFLDYQYSVLGILDYLNSPEVTEICINRPGELYLETLRGWQKLDIPSLTFDRARQFCTAVVNESNTGQRITDTDPVVSLTFPTGQRAQFVIPPACDAGKVSITIRLPSKHTKTLEQYQEDGFFREILEQEAGISEQDRELLELRKQRNYSEFFKKAVLFKKNVVVAGATGSGKTTFMKSLVNHIPNEERLVTIEDARELFISQPNTVHLLYSKGGQSASNVTAKSCMEACLRMKPDRIILAELRGDESFYFIRNCASGHPGSITSCHAGSIGQTWDQLALMVKASAEGSGLEFSVIKRLLMMTIDIVVHIKSHAGRRYITGIDFDPERTLHGSK from the coding sequence GTGACGCTCGACGACTCGCCGACTGCGCAGATATCCACGGATTTCCTGGATTACCAGTATTCGGTGCTGGGCATCCTGGACTATCTGAATTCGCCGGAAGTGACGGAAATATGCATCAACCGTCCCGGCGAACTGTATCTGGAGACGCTGCGCGGCTGGCAGAAACTGGATATCCCATCGCTGACCTTCGATCGTGCACGCCAGTTCTGTACCGCGGTAGTCAACGAGAGCAATACGGGTCAGCGCATCACTGATACCGATCCGGTCGTGTCGCTGACCTTCCCGACCGGACAGCGTGCGCAGTTCGTCATCCCGCCTGCCTGCGATGCGGGCAAGGTGTCGATCACGATCCGCTTGCCGTCCAAGCACACCAAGACCCTGGAGCAGTATCAGGAGGATGGATTTTTCCGGGAGATCCTGGAGCAGGAAGCCGGCATCAGCGAGCAGGATCGCGAATTGCTGGAGTTGCGCAAGCAGCGCAACTATTCGGAGTTTTTCAAGAAGGCCGTTCTGTTCAAGAAGAATGTGGTTGTCGCCGGTGCCACCGGCAGCGGCAAGACCACGTTCATGAAGTCGCTGGTGAACCATATTCCCAACGAAGAGCGCCTGGTCACCATCGAAGACGCCCGCGAGCTGTTCATCAGTCAGCCCAATACCGTGCATTTGCTCTACTCGAAAGGCGGACAAAGCGCGAGTAACGTAACGGCAAAGAGCTGCATGGAAGCGTGCCTGCGCATGAAGCCCGACCGCATCATCCTGGCCGAGTTGCGCGGCGACGAGTCGTTCTATTTCATCAGAAATTGCGCGTCCGGCCACCCGGGTTCGATCACCAGTTGCCACGCCGGCAGCATCGGCCAGACCTGGGATCAGCTGGCGCTGATGGTCAAGGCATCGGCGGAAGGTTCGGGGCTTGAGTTCTCGGTCATCAAGCGTCTGCTGATGATGACGATCGATATCGTGGTCCATATTAAATCGCATGCGGGGCGTCGCTATATCACGGGTATCGATTTCGATCCGGAGCGCACCCTTCACGGAAGCAAGTGA
- a CDS encoding transglycosylase SLT domain-containing protein has product MELLSCPEMAVPAEVMQHVVRVESSHNPFAIGVVGGRLVRQPQNLSEAVATARMLEDKGYNFSLGLGQVNRYNLVKYGLDSYEKAFKACPNLQAASKILAECYGRSGGNWGKSFSCYYSGNFETGYKHGYVQKVYASINQGRAIAAADAIPVVPNGVRRPAQAAKASVVRELDSVVSRRIAGANQLANGLAAQSQSSAYYPAAATMAPAQASLNPAGRLPNPVANASAQVGQAADANAELYVIRPTSAGKGVAVPAGGGADPASQASVGRASAQGRPAEPAVPSLNSPPPPPGDGAFVF; this is encoded by the coding sequence ATGGAACTACTGAGCTGTCCCGAAATGGCGGTTCCGGCTGAAGTGATGCAGCACGTCGTGCGCGTCGAGTCGTCGCACAATCCGTTCGCGATCGGGGTCGTGGGTGGCCGTCTGGTGCGCCAGCCGCAAAATCTCTCCGAGGCCGTTGCCACGGCGCGGATGCTCGAGGACAAGGGCTACAACTTCTCTCTTGGCCTGGGCCAGGTCAACCGCTACAACTTGGTCAAGTACGGACTCGACTCGTACGAGAAAGCGTTCAAGGCGTGCCCCAACCTGCAGGCCGCGTCCAAGATCCTGGCCGAGTGCTACGGCCGATCCGGCGGCAATTGGGGCAAGTCCTTCAGTTGCTATTACTCGGGCAACTTCGAGACCGGCTACAAGCACGGCTACGTGCAGAAGGTCTATGCATCCATCAATCAAGGCCGGGCCATTGCTGCCGCAGATGCCATCCCGGTCGTGCCGAACGGGGTGCGTCGTCCGGCGCAGGCCGCCAAGGCGTCCGTCGTGCGCGAACTGGATTCGGTCGTTTCGCGCCGCATCGCCGGTGCCAACCAGCTTGCCAACGGTTTGGCGGCTCAGTCCCAGTCATCCGCGTACTATCCGGCTGCTGCAACCATGGCGCCGGCTCAGGCATCACTCAATCCCGCTGGTCGCTTGCCCAATCCCGTGGCGAACGCCTCGGCGCAAGTGGGTCAGGCGGCTGATGCCAATGCAGAACTGTATGTAATACGCCCGACAAGCGCCGGCAAAGGAGTGGCGGTGCCTGCTGGTGGCGGAGCCGATCCAGCTTCGCAAGCATCTGTGGGCAGGGCTTCGGCCCAGGGTCGCCCCGCAGAGCCGGCCGTCCCAAGCTTGAATTCGCCACCGCCGCCCCCCGGCGACGGTGCCTTTGTGTTCTAG
- a CDS encoding TrbC/VirB2 family protein has protein sequence MMSKKSEMTANAKVAGMAALKAAIFVTTLLVAGTAMAGGGGADYAGTDGKVCGFLSKTNNLLNMGSVAVVTIAVIIAGYQIAFAHKRISEVSPILIGGVLIGAAGQLANMLIGDTGQTCNATSMHVVQQVIQHYA, from the coding sequence ATGATGTCCAAGAAGAGCGAAATGACCGCGAATGCCAAGGTTGCCGGCATGGCTGCGCTGAAGGCTGCCATTTTCGTGACCACCTTGCTGGTTGCCGGTACTGCCATGGCCGGTGGCGGCGGCGCTGACTATGCCGGTACCGACGGCAAGGTCTGCGGCTTCCTGAGCAAGACCAACAACCTGCTCAACATGGGTTCCGTCGCCGTCGTCACGATTGCAGTCATCATCGCCGGCTACCAGATCGCGTTCGCCCACAAGCGCATTTCCGAAGTCTCTCCGATCCTGATCGGTGGCGTGTTGATCGGCGCGGCGGGTCAGCTCGCCAACATGCTGATCGGCGATACCGGCCAGACCTGCAACGCCACCAGCATGCATGTCGTTCAGCAGGTGATTCAGCACTATGCATAA
- a CDS encoding VirB3 family type IV secretion system protein, with product MHKNVLFRGCTRPAMFLGVPYIPFFIGAGTGLLMGMYFDLWYLLLIPVIVFVMQQMTKRDEMIFRMLGLRWMFRVRVRNLQRYSGAWVFSPNEYRRNVPGAKR from the coding sequence ATGCATAAAAACGTACTCTTCCGCGGCTGCACGCGCCCTGCGATGTTTTTGGGGGTGCCGTACATCCCTTTCTTCATCGGTGCGGGCACGGGCTTGCTGATGGGGATGTACTTCGACTTGTGGTACCTCTTGCTCATTCCGGTGATCGTCTTTGTGATGCAGCAGATGACCAAGCGGGACGAGATGATATTCAGAATGCTTGGGTTACGCTGGATGTTCAGGGTGCGGGTACGCAACCTGCAGCGCTACTCTGGTGCATGGGTGTTCTCTCCCAACGAATATCGGAGAAACGTGCCTGGTGCCAAGCGCTAG
- a CDS encoding VirB4 family type IV secretion/conjugal transfer ATPase, whose translation MFIPDTSISEFISISTHVAPSVLKTTGGDYMLTWHLGGLPFVGREEWEIEHRHNTFNRMLQTLRAPDFANVAFWVHDVRRRRRINSRGKFRQVFNQELSERYYSALSSQKIMQNELYLTMIYRPVVTGKRLMEKSANLAQLQSEQDQSIAKILELVGNVEAVLKDYSPYRLSMYEASNGVVFSEALEFFGYLINRIDEPVPVLQAPVPAYLPVSKHMFANKTGDFVIKTPDGTNHFGAILNIKEYTDGTYPGILNGLKYLDFEYVVTHSFSPMGRHDALKVLDRTKGMMISSGDKAVSQIHELDLAMDQLSSGNFVLGEYHFTIAVYADTQEKLSQQIATTRAELSNAGFVSSKEDLAIASSFYSQLPGNWKYRTRLANVSSLNFLGLSPLHNFAQGKRDNNPWGECVTTLQTTNGQPYYFNFHATHPAENSLGEKAIANTMVIGKSGTGKTALINFLLSQVQKFDPSPTIFFFDKDRGAEIFVRACGGNYLALENGRPTGFNPFQCERSEANVQFLADMIKVLAGKAEYTSRDDEDIFRAVEGMLDTPMQLRSMTNFRKSLPNMGDDGLYARMRKWTAGNSLGWVFDNPVDTIDLEKANIIGFDYTDVIDNPEVRVPVINYLLHRLEALIDGRPLIYVMDEFWKILDGKGGLKEFAKNKQKTIRKQNGLGIFATQSPEDALASDISAALVEQTATMILLPNPNASKEDYMEGLKLTEAEYQVVVNLDERSRCFLVKQGHGSSVCQLNLRGMDDALAVISASTDNIEIMHQVLEQKAAEHGVMPNDLRPEQWLNEFYAKRKGSGKASKPSASDSKGATALA comes from the coding sequence ATGTTCATCCCAGATACTTCGATCAGCGAGTTCATCTCCATCTCCACGCACGTGGCGCCCTCGGTGCTCAAGACGACGGGTGGGGACTACATGTTGACCTGGCATCTGGGCGGACTGCCGTTCGTCGGCCGCGAGGAGTGGGAAATCGAGCATCGCCACAACACGTTCAACCGGATGCTGCAGACTCTGCGCGCGCCGGATTTTGCCAACGTGGCGTTCTGGGTTCACGATGTGCGTCGGCGCCGTCGTATCAACTCTCGTGGCAAGTTCCGCCAGGTATTCAACCAGGAGCTGTCGGAACGCTATTACAGCGCGCTGTCGTCGCAGAAGATCATGCAGAACGAGCTGTATCTGACCATGATCTATCGCCCGGTGGTGACCGGGAAGCGCCTGATGGAGAAGTCGGCGAATCTGGCGCAGCTGCAGTCCGAGCAGGATCAGTCCATCGCCAAGATTCTCGAGCTGGTCGGTAATGTCGAAGCCGTACTCAAGGACTATTCTCCCTACCGGCTGAGCATGTACGAGGCCAGTAATGGCGTCGTGTTTTCCGAAGCGCTCGAATTCTTCGGCTATCTGATCAACCGGATCGACGAGCCGGTACCGGTCCTGCAAGCGCCCGTGCCGGCGTATCTGCCGGTGAGCAAGCATATGTTCGCCAACAAGACCGGCGACTTCGTCATCAAGACGCCCGACGGCACCAATCATTTCGGCGCCATCCTGAACATCAAGGAATACACCGACGGCACCTATCCAGGCATCCTGAATGGCTTGAAGTACCTGGATTTCGAGTATGTGGTGACCCATTCCTTCAGTCCGATGGGGCGCCACGACGCCTTGAAGGTGCTGGATCGGACCAAGGGCATGATGATCTCGTCGGGTGACAAGGCGGTCAGCCAGATCCATGAGCTGGACTTGGCGATGGATCAGCTGTCATCGGGCAATTTCGTGTTGGGCGAGTACCACTTCACCATCGCGGTCTATGCCGACACCCAGGAGAAGCTGTCGCAGCAGATTGCGACCACCCGTGCCGAGCTGTCCAATGCTGGGTTCGTGTCCTCCAAGGAGGATCTGGCGATCGCGTCGTCCTTTTATTCGCAGCTTCCAGGCAACTGGAAGTACCGCACGCGCCTGGCCAACGTCAGTTCGCTGAACTTCCTGGGCCTGTCGCCGCTGCACAACTTCGCCCAGGGCAAGCGCGACAACAATCCCTGGGGCGAATGCGTCACCACGCTGCAGACGACCAATGGCCAGCCGTATTATTTCAATTTCCATGCGACCCATCCGGCGGAGAATTCGCTGGGCGAGAAAGCCATCGCCAACACGATGGTCATCGGTAAATCCGGTACGGGTAAGACCGCGCTAATCAACTTCCTGCTCAGTCAGGTACAAAAGTTCGATCCTTCGCCGACGATTTTCTTTTTCGACAAGGATCGCGGCGCCGAGATTTTCGTGCGCGCCTGTGGCGGCAATTATCTCGCCCTGGAAAATGGTCGGCCCACCGGTTTCAATCCGTTCCAGTGCGAGCGCAGCGAAGCCAACGTGCAATTCCTGGCGGACATGATCAAGGTGCTCGCAGGCAAGGCCGAATACACCTCGCGCGACGACGAGGACATCTTCCGCGCCGTCGAGGGCATGCTCGATACCCCGATGCAGCTGCGCAGCATGACCAATTTCCGCAAGAGCCTGCCGAACATGGGCGACGACGGCCTGTATGCGCGCATGCGCAAGTGGACCGCGGGCAATTCGCTGGGCTGGGTGTTCGACAACCCGGTCGACACCATCGACCTGGAAAAAGCCAACATCATCGGCTTCGACTACACCGACGTCATCGACAACCCGGAAGTGCGCGTCCCGGTCATCAACTACCTGTTGCACCGGCTCGAGGCCTTGATCGACGGGCGCCCGCTGATCTACGTGATGGATGAATTCTGGAAGATCCTGGACGGCAAGGGCGGTCTCAAGGAGTTCGCCAAGAACAAGCAGAAGACCATCCGTAAGCAGAATGGCTTGGGCATCTTCGCCACTCAGAGCCCGGAGGATGCGCTGGCCAGCGACATTTCGGCGGCGTTGGTCGAGCAGACTGCGACGATGATCCTGCTGCCGAACCCGAATGCGAGCAAGGAAGACTACATGGAAGGCCTCAAGTTGACCGAGGCCGAATATCAGGTCGTGGTCAATCTGGACGAGCGCTCGCGTTGTTTCCTGGTCAAGCAGGGCCATGGCTCGTCGGTGTGCCAGCTCAATCTGCGCGGCATGGACGATGCGCTGGCGGTCATCTCCGCGTCCACCGACAACATCGAAATCATGCACCAGGTGCTGGAGCAGAAGGCCGCGGAGCACGGGGTGATGCCGAACGACTTGCGGCCCGAGCAATGGCTCAACGAGTTCTATGCCAAGCGCAAGGGATCGGGCAAGGCAAGCAAACCCTCGGCGTCGGACAGCAAGGGCGCCACCGCGCTCGCGTGA